Below is a window of Caldichromatium japonicum DNA.
TGGTCGAGCAGCGACTGGATAGCGTCGGCCTCCTGCCGTTCGCGTTCATAGGCGGCACGCGCCTGGGCGACCTCCACTCCCAGGGCGTCGAGCTCTTCTTCCATGGCGCGCAGTTCTGCCTCGGTCGCACCCTTGGGGTCCCACCGGACCAGGGCCTCGATCCCTTTCTGGACGGTCTGATCGGTCTTGACCCCAAGGAAGTGGCGGATGAAGTTCAACATGATAGGGCGTTCCTGAAGGATGAGATGGACAATCAACAGGGCGCGGTTCTAGCCGGCCATAGCCCCGGCATTGAGGAGGGCCACGGCTAGTTGCACTCCGGCCAGATGCAAGGCAGCAGCGCGGTTGTCTGCAGCGATGGCCGCCGGCAGGTCGCGTGCAACTAGGACACACACGCCAAAGGTCAGTAATTGGATCGCTACGGCCACCATCCCCCAGAGCAGGATGTCGAGCCAAAACTGGCTGGTGGCAAGGGTGACGGCCAAAGGGATGGCCAGCGCGATCCAGGCAGCACCCAGGGTCAGGCCAGCTGCGAGTGTGCCTTGGCGGATCAGCTCATATTCGCGAAAGGGCGTGAGCTTGGTATACAAGGAGATACCGGCGAGCAATAGGCCGAGAGTAAGTGCCAGGTGCCACAGCAAGAGGGGCAGAC
It encodes the following:
- a CDS encoding DUF350 domain-containing protein encodes the protein MTETLASLWQALTSGLPLLLWHLALTLGLLLAGISLYTKLTPFREYELIRQGTLAAGLTLGAAWIALAIPLAVTLATSQFWLDILLWGMVAVAIQLLTFGVCVLVARDLPAAIAADNRAAALHLAGVQLAVALLNAGAMAG